One Campylobacter sp. RM16192 genomic region harbors:
- the lptC gene encoding LPS export ABC transporter periplasmic protein LptC — MVIRIFYFVIAIFSVAMVYMTLQDPYYSEILKPDNSIATIGMNDVVDYEINSTIVSAKYKADEWNRYKNMDEFLNFKADVLRDDTHHSIISDKAFYKDDTIKLKGNVRYLNSENLKFVSEEADYNTKTKIASSSMPFTMTKNEDKIVGDSIIYDANLKRTYAKGIQAWVQEKR, encoded by the coding sequence TTGGTTATAAGGATTTTTTACTTCGTCATAGCTATTTTTAGCGTGGCGATGGTATATATGACACTTCAAGATCCTTACTATAGTGAGATTCTAAAACCAGACAATAGTATCGCTACTATTGGGATGAATGATGTTGTGGATTACGAAATCAATTCTACTATTGTAAGTGCTAAATATAAGGCTGACGAGTGGAATAGATATAAAAATATGGATGAATTTTTAAATTTTAAGGCTGATGTTTTAAGAGATGATACTCATCATAGTATTATTTCTGATAAAGCTTTTTATAAAGATGATACTATTAAGCTTAAAGGAAATGTTAGATATTTAAATAGTGAAAATTTGAAATTTGTTTCAGAGGAAGCAGATTATAATACTAAAACAAAAATTGCCAGTTCGAGCATGCCTTTTACTATGACTAAAAATGAGGATAAGATAGTTGGCGATAGTATTATTTATGATGCAAATTTAAAAAGAACTTACGCAAAGGGAATTCAAGCATGGGTGCAGGAAAAAAGATAA
- the yihA gene encoding ribosome biogenesis GTP-binding protein YihA/YsxC — MIRPINTRFLLSAPNISLAPPVSGSEVAFLGRSNVGKSSLINALVNQNNLAKSSSTPGKTRLINFFEVEYINDEDRVNLIFVDLPGFGYAKVSKTMHDDWRRNLDEYLKQRSNIRLFVHLIDSRQHNMLIDREVDDYLQSFLRADQKILNILTKADKLNQSEKSAALKAYPNAHLVSTLKKIGIDKANELIVKNALGINQ; from the coding sequence GTGATAAGGCCAATAAATACCAGATTTCTTTTATCTGCCCCAAATATCTCGCTTGCTCCTCCTGTTAGCGGTAGCGAAGTCGCATTTTTAGGACGTTCCAATGTAGGTAAAAGTAGCCTTATAAACGCTCTTGTAAATCAAAACAATCTGGCTAAAAGCTCATCAACTCCCGGCAAAACAAGGCTTATCAATTTTTTTGAAGTTGAATATATAAATGATGAGGATAGAGTAAATTTGATATTTGTGGATCTACCGGGTTTTGGATATGCAAAGGTATCAAAAACTATGCATGATGATTGGAGACGAAATTTAGATGAGTATTTGAAACAAAGATCAAATATAAGGCTTTTTGTTCATCTTATAGATAGTAGGCAACATAATATGCTTATAGACAGAGAGGTAGATGATTATCTGCAAAGTTTTTTAAGAGCCGATCAGAAAATTTTAAATATCCTAACAAAGGCTGATAAGCTAAATCAAAGTGAGAAAAGCGCGGCTTTAAAAGCATATCCAAATGCGCATCTGGTCTCAACCTTAAAAAAAATAGGGATTGATAAAGCAAATGAGCTTATAGTAAAAAATGCATTAGGTATAAATCAGTAG
- a CDS encoding KdsC family phosphatase, which produces MIEIIFLDVDGCMTDGKIVYGPDGEELKFFDVKDGYAIESWLKLGKKVAIITGRKSAIVEKRAENLKIDHVYQCVSDKFAVAEEILKFEGLKFENAAAIGDDYNDYKLLKAVGWSFKPKDAIKELEVKTKLKYKGGHGAIRQMIEILIDHENLKEEWSKRWL; this is translated from the coding sequence GTGATAGAGATAATTTTTTTAGACGTTGATGGATGCATGACCGATGGCAAGATAGTATATGGTCCAGATGGAGAAGAGCTTAAATTTTTTGATGTTAAAGATGGATATGCTATAGAGAGCTGGTTAAAGCTTGGTAAAAAAGTCGCAATCATAACTGGTAGAAAGTCGGCAATTGTAGAAAAAAGAGCCGAAAATTTAAAGATAGATCATGTATATCAGTGTGTAAGTGATAAATTTGCCGTTGCTGAGGAAATTTTAAAATTTGAAGGGCTTAAGTTTGAAAATGCAGCCGCAATAGGTGATGACTATAATGATTATAAACTACTTAAGGCTGTTGGTTGGAGCTTTAAACCAAAGGATGCAATTAAAGAGCTTGAAGTAAAGACAAAGCTGAAATACAAAGGTGGCCATGGGGCTATTAGGCAGATGATAGAGATTTTAATAGATCATGAAAATTTAAAAGAAGAGTGGTCTAAGCGTTGGTTATAA
- a CDS encoding N-acetyltransferase, producing MQDLVKDEVASGVILPRSDDEIAMNIRSYIVVCDENEIVGFCALHIHTANLAEVRSLVISKNLRGSGIGSELVRKILDEAKFYNIEKVFTLTYRKSFFEKLGFVEIPKSELPAQKIWADCIKCKHFPVCDEIALIYSF from the coding sequence ATGCAAGATCTTGTTAAAGATGAGGTTGCAAGCGGAGTAATACTACCAAGAAGTGATGATGAGATCGCTATGAATATTCGCTCGTATATCGTGGTTTGCGATGAAAATGAGATAGTGGGCTTTTGCGCTTTACATATACACACTGCAAACTTGGCTGAAGTAAGAAGTCTTGTAATATCTAAAAATTTAAGAGGCAGTGGAATAGGTAGCGAGCTAGTAAGAAAAATACTGGATGAAGCTAAATTTTATAATATTGAAAAGGTTTTTACGCTTACTTATAGAAAGAGTTTTTTTGAAAAATTGGGCTTTGTAGAGATTCCTAAATCAGAACTTCCTGCGCAAAAAATTTGGGCTGATTGTATTAAATGCAAACACTTTCCGGTATGCGACGAAATAGCACTGATATACAGTTTTTAA
- the ybeY gene encoding rRNA maturation RNase YbeY → MIICDEQYPEILDQICQYLTAGDVELSFVDSKQMQEINLKQRKINKTTDVLSFPFEFIMHVPLGCIVINLDLAEEKSKEFNHSKDDEIALLFIHGLLHVLGFDHEKDSGEMRKKEEEIINKFNLPKSLIVRTMDEI, encoded by the coding sequence ATGATAATCTGCGATGAGCAATATCCAGAAATTTTAGATCAAATTTGCCAATATCTCACTGCTGGTGATGTGGAGTTAAGCTTTGTAGATAGCAAACAAATGCAAGAGATAAACCTAAAACAACGCAAAATAAACAAAACAACTGATGTTTTAAGCTTTCCGTTTGAGTTCATTATGCACGTTCCTCTTGGCTGTATCGTTATAAATTTAGATTTAGCAGAGGAAAAATCAAAAGAATTTAATCACTCCAAAGATGATGAAATAGCCCTTTTATTTATACATGGACTACTTCATGTTTTAGGATTTGATCACGAAAAAGATAGCGGAGAAATGAGAAAAAAAGAAGAAGAGATAATTAATAAATTTAACCTTCCAAAAAGCCTTATAGTGCGTACCATGGATGAAATTTAA
- the queC gene encoding 7-cyano-7-deazaguanine synthase QueC — protein MAKKAVCIMSGGMDSTLCATMAKNQGYEIIALHFDYNQRTMNREKRAFEEICDRLGIGKRLNLDVGFIADIGGNSLTDTSLKVPKAGLSDEIPNTYVPFRNGIFISIAAALAEKDGAEAIFIGVVEEDSSGYPDCSAKFIERINLAINEGTSPNFNVKIITPLVNLSKVNIVAKSIEMNSPIELTWSCYESEDMACGECDSCRLRLDGFKRAGVKDPIPYKK, from the coding sequence ATGGCAAAAAAGGCTGTTTGTATAATGAGTGGAGGGATGGATAGCACTCTATGCGCCACTATGGCAAAAAATCAAGGCTATGAGATAATAGCGCTTCATTTTGATTATAACCAGCGCACTATGAATCGTGAAAAAAGAGCCTTTGAAGAAATTTGTGACAGGCTTGGGATAGGAAAAAGACTGAATTTAGATGTCGGTTTTATAGCCGATATTGGTGGAAATTCTTTAACTGATACTAGCCTAAAAGTACCAAAAGCCGGGCTTAGTGATGAAATTCCAAATACCTATGTGCCTTTTCGCAACGGGATTTTTATCTCTATTGCTGCTGCACTTGCTGAAAAAGATGGGGCGGAGGCAATATTTATAGGAGTAGTTGAGGAGGATAGCAGCGGTTATCCTGACTGCTCGGCCAAATTTATAGAGAGGATAAATTTGGCGATAAATGAAGGCACCTCGCCAAATTTCAACGTCAAAATCATAACCCCTCTTGTAAATTTAAGCAAGGTTAATATCGTGGCTAAATCCATTGAAATGAACTCTCCTATCGAGCTTACATGGAGTTGCTATGAAAGTGAGGATATGGCTTGCGGAGAGTGCGATAGCTGCAGGTTAAGACTAGACGGGTTTAAAAGAGCCGGAGTAAAGGATCCGATCCCGTATAAAAAATAG
- the mrdA gene encoding penicillin-binding protein 2 produces MRMRIVFAIIFSVWVILLVRIYHLSIKSNEFYEEIAEQNIVKKQFIPPARGLILDVKGRPLAVNKLGFSVSIRPHLSKKNTLDQELENLQNMFQDLNVIKLKKDYIKADSPYNQDFIEIIDFIDYDRMIPKIAALSLRENLEVKPASKRHYPYSNLASHIIGYVGRANQQDYTNDPVTKITNYTGRSGIERYYNSILQGHEGVRKIKVNALNEEIEEIFKEEPKSSDIKLSIDLEFQKYIEEIFGKNAGAIIVMDVTDGSIIAAGSFPEYDLNPFVTGISQARWNELISSIDHPFTNKLVNGLYPPGSVVKMAVALAFLDSGKIDRGTDYFCSGSFELGGRNFRCWNIYGHGKMDMNSAIRESCDDYFYKGSLKIGIDAIAPVLERFGMGQKTGVDLPNEFVGIVPSREWKMHKYSQPWYQGETLNTSIGQGNFLVTPMQIARHTAMLATGKNVIPHFLHSIGEEDAKFEASDIFTPFEKKQLPHIRRAMYEVANHQKGTAFKYFTDANLTIAAKTGTAQVVGISQAEKKRIKEEDMKYLQRSHAWITTYAPYEKPKYVVTIIIEHGGHGGLTAGPMAVRVYNKLIELGYIDKKYAKSEQVIKKDKK; encoded by the coding sequence ATGAGAATGCGCATAGTCTTTGCAATTATATTTAGTGTTTGGGTAATTTTACTCGTTAGAATCTATCATTTAAGCATTAAGTCTAACGAATTTTATGAGGAGATTGCCGAGCAAAATATAGTAAAAAAGCAGTTTATTCCTCCAGCAAGAGGCCTTATTCTAGATGTCAAAGGTCGCCCTTTGGCGGTTAATAAGCTTGGCTTTTCAGTATCTATTAGGCCTCATCTTAGTAAAAAAAATACTTTAGATCAAGAGCTTGAAAACCTGCAAAATATGTTTCAAGATTTAAATGTTATAAAATTAAAAAAAGATTACATTAAAGCCGATTCGCCTTATAATCAAGATTTTATAGAAATTATTGATTTTATAGATTATGATAGGATGATTCCTAAGATTGCCGCACTCTCTTTGCGTGAAAATTTAGAAGTTAAACCGGCTTCCAAGCGTCATTATCCATATTCTAACCTTGCTTCTCATATAATAGGTTATGTCGGCAGAGCTAATCAGCAAGATTATACCAATGATCCTGTGACTAAGATTACAAACTATACAGGCAGAAGCGGGATAGAACGCTATTATAACTCTATTTTGCAAGGACATGAAGGTGTTAGAAAGATAAAGGTAAATGCTCTTAATGAGGAGATAGAAGAAATTTTTAAAGAAGAGCCAAAGAGTAGCGATATAAAGCTAAGTATAGATTTGGAATTTCAAAAATATATAGAAGAAATTTTTGGAAAAAATGCAGGAGCTATTATTGTAATGGATGTCACGGACGGCTCTATCATAGCTGCCGGGAGTTTTCCTGAGTATGATTTAAATCCTTTTGTGACCGGGATTTCACAAGCTAGATGGAATGAGCTTATAAGCAGCATAGATCATCCGTTTACAAATAAACTTGTAAACGGGCTATACCCTCCAGGATCTGTTGTGAAGATGGCCGTGGCTTTGGCGTTTTTGGATTCTGGTAAGATAGATAGGGGTACTGATTATTTTTGTAGTGGCTCTTTTGAGCTTGGAGGGCGGAATTTCAGGTGCTGGAATATATATGGACACGGCAAAATGGATATGAATTCTGCTATCAGAGAGAGTTGCGATGATTATTTTTACAAGGGTAGCTTGAAAATAGGTATAGATGCTATAGCTCCAGTGCTTGAACGCTTTGGCATGGGCCAAAAGACAGGCGTAGATCTGCCTAATGAATTTGTAGGTATTGTTCCAAGTCGTGAATGGAAGATGCATAAATACTCTCAGCCTTGGTATCAGGGTGAGACTCTAAACACCTCTATAGGGCAGGGAAATTTTCTAGTAACTCCTATGCAGATTGCCAGGCATACAGCCATGCTTGCTACAGGTAAAAATGTAATACCTCATTTTTTACATAGCATAGGTGAAGAAGATGCTAAATTTGAGGCTAGTGATATATTCACTCCTTTTGAAAAAAAACAACTTCCGCATATTAGAAGGGCTATGTATGAAGTTGCAAATCATCAAAAGGGAACTGCTTTTAAATATTTTACAGATGCAAATTTAACGATAGCCGCTAAAACAGGCACGGCCCAAGTGGTTGGTATTTCTCAAGCTGAAAAAAAGCGTATAAAAGAGGAGGATATGAAGTATCTTCAGCGCTCTCATGCATGGATTACAACCTATGCTCCATATGAAAAACCAAAATATGTAGTTACTATCATAATAGAGCATGGAGGTCACGGCGGGCTTACTGCCGGTCCTATGGCGGTAAGAGTCTATAATAAGCTTATAGAGCTAGGATATATCGACAAAAAATATGCCAAGAGCGAGCAAGTTATTAAAAAAGATAAAAAATAG
- the lptA gene encoding lipopolysaccharide transport periplasmic protein LptA — protein sequence MGAGKKIILAFIFSILPLVAQNVEVTADDFFADENKFISELSGNVSVKKGKDILTADKVVIYFDKNRNPIKYVATGNAKFNVFIKDKNYNGSGHELVYEPKSNLYTINGSGFLHEVDSDKRVYGEKISVNQNSGTYSVNSGNKKPVKFVFQVEDNKK from the coding sequence ATGGGTGCAGGAAAAAAGATAATTTTGGCCTTTATTTTTAGTATTTTACCTTTGGTCGCTCAAAATGTGGAAGTAACTGCGGATGATTTTTTTGCAGATGAGAACAAATTTATAAGTGAATTGAGCGGTAATGTTAGTGTCAAAAAAGGTAAAGATATATTAACCGCCGATAAAGTTGTGATATATTTTGATAAAAATCGCAATCCTATCAAATATGTTGCCACGGGAAATGCTAAATTTAATGTTTTTATTAAAGATAAGAATTACAACGGAAGCGGACATGAGCTTGTATACGAACCAAAATCAAATTTATATACTATAAACGGAAGTGGATTTTTGCATGAAGTTGATAGCGATAAGAGAGTTTATGGTGAAAAGATAAGTGTAAATCAAAATAGCGGCACATATAGTGTAAATAGTGGCAATAAAAAGCCTGTAAAATTTGTATTTCAAGTAGAGGATAATAAAAAGTGA